From the genome of Arthrobacter sp. SLBN-122:
AGGGGCACCTGGTCCGGGTTCCGGCGAAGGGTACCTTCGTGGCGGATTCCGCAGTGCAGTCAACGCTCCACCTGGCCTCGTTCACGCAGGAAATGGAGGCGATGGGACACGTGCCCAGCACGGTGGTGCTGGTGGCCGAGGCGGGCACTGCCCCCACGGATACGGCCGAGGCGCTCAGCCTGCCACCGAGCTCAGAGGCCATCCACTTGAAGCGCCTCCGCCTTGCAGACGGCCGGCCGGTCAGCGTGGATGACGCCTGGTACAACCCCGAGCATGCCCGCGGACTTCTGGATATCGACCTGACAGGCTCGGTTTACAAAGCCCTCGCCGCGCAGTTCGGGCACCAGATCGACAGGGCCCGGCAGAGCGTGAGGTCCGAGGGCGCCCCCGCGGATGTGGGGGCGCTCCTCGGAACCGGCACAGGGGCGCCGGTGCTGGCCTTCGACCGGGTGTCCTATTCAGGGCCCCTTGCCATCGAACATTCCCGCTCGTGGTACCGCTCCGACCGCTACTCCCTGAACATGGAAGTCCGGCTCTAGAAACAAACCCCTAGTCCAGCGAGAACAGCTCCTGGCCGGCGGTGACAGTGCCGGCTCCAGTGAGCGTTGCCACGTCCGGCTTCGTGTCGAGGACGACGACGGGACTCACCATCGAGTAACCGGCCGCGAGGGCGGCGGTGGGATCGACGCGCATGACGGCAGCGCCGGCGTCGACAGTGTCGCCTTGGGCAATCAGCAGCTTAAAGCCATCGCCTTTGAGCTTGACCGTGTCGATGCCCACATGGGTGAGCACACCGCGCCCTGAGGACTCAACCACTACAAAGGCATGTGGCAGCAGCTTGATCACCTTTCCCGCGACCGGGGAGACGACGTCGAACATCTCGCCTGCCGGCGGTTCCACTGCGGCGCCGGAACCCACCATCTGGCCGGCGAAAACAGGGTCGGGGACTTCGGCAAGGGGAACTACGGTACCGGCGATGGGTGCCAGCACCACCAGGGACTGTGCCACTAGAGGAGGTCCTCGATGTCTTCGGCCAGGGTGTCGGCCTCGGGGCCAACGATGACTTGGA
Proteins encoded in this window:
- a CDS encoding PTS sugar transporter subunit IIA is translated as MAQSLVVLAPIAGTVVPLAEVPDPVFAGQMVGSGAAVEPPAGEMFDVVSPVAGKVIKLLPHAFVVVESSGRGVLTHVGIDTVKLKGDGFKLLIAQGDTVDAGAAVMRVDPTAALAAGYSMVSPVVVLDTKPDVATLTGAGTVTAGQELFSLD
- a CDS encoding GntR family transcriptional regulator; its protein translation is MSAISRGAAGAAAMAINNTQVPKHEQLRLIILKLAKEELEPGARLPSERTLMDSYGVSRITVRAAIGRLVNEGHLVRVPAKGTFVADSAVQSTLHLASFTQEMEAMGHVPSTVVLVAEAGTAPTDTAEALSLPPSSEAIHLKRLRLADGRPVSVDDAWYNPEHARGLLDIDLTGSVYKALAAQFGHQIDRARQSVRSEGAPADVGALLGTGTGAPVLAFDRVSYSGPLAIEHSRSWYRSDRYSLNMEVRL